From the genome of Nicotiana sylvestris chromosome 2, ASM39365v2, whole genome shotgun sequence, one region includes:
- the LOC138884107 gene encoding uncharacterized protein: protein MVSLQKACDVLKTQKRTGQKHLRTKNISHFAIFDWDFGAPFWGNFGGFLHNFDLGLRCPEMNSSKKVILEYQPNSVKIPELRLLDRRLGGFLQPTRRSKVVL from the exons ATGGTGTCGTTACAG AAGGCCTGCGATGTCTTGAAGACGCAGAAGCGAACTGGACAGAAACATTTAAGGACCAAAAATATAAGTCATTTCGCCATTTTCGATTGGGATTTTGGAGCTCCGTTTTGGGGCAATTTTGGAGGATTTCTTCACAACTTTGACTTGG GTTTGAGATGTCCGGAGATGAATTCGAGCAAGAAGGTTATTTTGGAATATCAGCCTAACTCCGTAAAG atcccagagctgcggcttttggaccgtagattgggtggcttCCTTCAGCCtacacggagatccaaggtagtcctgtag